Proteins encoded by one window of Bacteroidota bacterium:
- the purS gene encoding phosphoribosylformylglycinamidine synthase subunit PurS, translated as MFTATVRVTLRPSILDPQGKAIANALHDLGYDAIHSARVGKIVTLEIDAADAEAAHARATEAAEKLLANPVMEDFTVSVTAAEPA; from the coding sequence ATGTTCACCGCCACCGTCCGCGTCACGCTCCGCCCGTCCATCCTCGACCCGCAGGGCAAGGCCATCGCCAACGCGCTTCACGACCTCGGCTACGACGCCATACACAGTGCCCGCGTTGGCAAGATCGTCACGCTAGAAATCGACGCGGCCGATGCGGAAGCTGCGCACGCCCGCGCAACAGAGGCGGCGGAAAAGTTGCTCGCAAACCCCGTGATGGAAGACTTCACTGTCTCGGTTACCGCTGCCGAGCCCGCGTGA
- a CDS encoding elongation factor G, producing MNVYDADHVRNIALVGHQGSGKTTLSEAMLYSAGAIKRMGTVEEGSTVSDFHDSEHERGMSIFSALLHAEWKGYKINILDTPGYLDFAGEVVASLKVADTALFVLDATEGVQVGTELGWTYCEMTETPAMFVLNKLDEEGSDFETALAQVQERYGRAATPVQLPGGKGTRTIIDVLLMKQIRFDEKGQAHFEEIDGAFRDRADELHNELVENIAENDEGLMDLYFEKGTLSEDEMRQGLRAAMIDRSLFPIFLTVATENIGVTRLMSFIDNVVPSPKMMPAPQMDSGTVAADPGGDPVAFVYKTEAQAHVGEYSYFRVYQGTLEQGQDLENAHNDGTERLGALYAINGKDRDGVKQLVAGDIGATVKLKDTGTNDTLHLKGSDAVVTPIEFPEPRYRVAVRASTSGEEDKLAQGLHQLVKEDPSLHVDHDPHLSQITLAGQGEMHLKVAQYILDHRAGVHVEYDQPKVSYRETVQGRSRSSYRHKKQSGGAGQFADISILVEPLTDTFDVPEDMKQRGEHMMETDWGAKIHFVDAIVGGVIDMQRFFGAIQKGVADALKEGPIAGYPVGDVRVVVFDGGMHSVDSNENAFKTAAKQAFRIGFREAQPAILEPILDLEVKIPEEYLGDVMSDLNTRRGRIQGMEANGPFQVIKAQVPQAELYRYSTSLRSMTQGRGLHVARPSHYEAMPRHVQDTLMAERGELEEA from the coding sequence ATGAATGTCTATGACGCCGACCACGTCCGCAATATCGCCCTGGTGGGGCACCAAGGGAGCGGCAAGACGACGCTCTCCGAGGCGATGCTCTACAGCGCCGGTGCCATCAAACGCATGGGCACCGTCGAGGAGGGCTCGACCGTGAGCGACTTCCACGACTCAGAGCACGAGCGCGGCATGTCGATCTTCTCGGCCCTGCTGCACGCGGAGTGGAAAGGCTACAAGATTAACATCCTTGACACGCCCGGCTACCTCGACTTCGCAGGCGAGGTCGTGGCGTCGCTCAAGGTGGCCGACACGGCGCTCTTCGTGCTCGACGCGACCGAAGGCGTGCAGGTTGGCACCGAACTCGGGTGGACGTACTGCGAGATGACCGAGACGCCCGCGATGTTCGTCCTCAACAAGCTCGACGAGGAGGGCTCGGACTTCGAGACGGCGCTCGCGCAGGTGCAGGAGCGCTACGGCCGCGCTGCGACGCCTGTCCAACTCCCCGGCGGCAAAGGCACCCGCACCATCATCGACGTGCTCCTGATGAAGCAGATCCGCTTCGACGAGAAGGGCCAGGCGCACTTTGAAGAGATCGACGGCGCCTTCCGCGACCGCGCTGACGAACTCCACAACGAACTCGTGGAGAACATCGCCGAGAACGACGAGGGGCTGATGGACCTCTACTTCGAGAAGGGGACCCTCTCGGAAGATGAAATGCGCCAGGGCCTCCGCGCTGCGATGATCGACCGTAGCCTCTTCCCGATCTTCCTCACCGTCGCCACGGAGAATATTGGCGTGACGCGGCTGATGAGCTTCATCGACAACGTCGTGCCAAGCCCGAAGATGATGCCCGCGCCGCAGATGGACAGTGGCACGGTGGCTGCCGACCCGGGCGGCGATCCCGTCGCGTTCGTCTACAAGACCGAGGCGCAGGCGCACGTCGGGGAGTACAGCTACTTCCGCGTGTACCAGGGCACGCTGGAGCAGGGCCAGGACCTCGAAAACGCGCACAACGACGGCACCGAACGCCTCGGCGCGCTTTACGCGATCAACGGCAAAGACCGTGACGGCGTGAAGCAACTGGTCGCAGGCGACATCGGCGCGACGGTCAAGCTCAAGGACACAGGCACGAACGACACCCTGCATCTCAAAGGCTCTGACGCGGTCGTAACGCCGATCGAGTTCCCCGAGCCGCGCTACCGCGTCGCCGTCCGCGCGTCCACGTCGGGCGAGGAGGACAAGCTGGCGCAGGGCCTCCACCAACTCGTCAAGGAGGACCCGTCGCTGCACGTGGATCACGACCCGCACCTGAGCCAGATCACGCTCGCCGGACAGGGTGAGATGCACCTCAAGGTGGCGCAGTACATCCTCGACCACCGCGCTGGCGTCCACGTCGAGTACGACCAGCCGAAGGTCTCCTACCGCGAAACAGTGCAGGGGCGCTCGCGCTCGTCGTACCGCCACAAGAAGCAGTCAGGCGGCGCGGGGCAGTTCGCCGATATCTCGATCCTGGTCGAGCCGCTCACCGACACGTTCGACGTGCCCGAAGACATGAAGCAGCGCGGCGAGCACATGATGGAGACGGACTGGGGCGCGAAGATCCACTTCGTCGACGCCATCGTCGGCGGCGTGATCGACATGCAGCGGTTCTTCGGTGCGATCCAAAAGGGCGTCGCCGACGCGCTCAAGGAAGGCCCGATCGCAGGCTACCCGGTGGGCGATGTCCGCGTGGTCGTCTTCGACGGCGGCATGCACTCGGTCGACTCGAACGAGAACGCCTTCAAGACGGCGGCCAAGCAGGCCTTCCGCATCGGCTTCCGCGAGGCGCAGCCTGCTATCCTGGAGCCGATCCTAGACCTCGAAGTGAAGATCCCGGAGGAGTACCTCGGCGATGTGATGAGCGACCTCAACACGCGACGCGGCCGCATCCAGGGTATGGAGGCCAACGGGCCGTTCCAGGTCATTAAGGCACAGGTGCC
- a CDS encoding ATP-dependent Clp protease adaptor ClpS: MRTRSVALAAPAYRADLAWPWGSPLAPSQPDTETLTVEEEVVEERLDSPWRVILFNDEIHTFDEVIVQLIKATGCSESQAEGHAWTVHTRGKDTVFEGEFEDCFRVQGVLREIQLVTEIQG; the protein is encoded by the coding sequence ATGCGAACTCGCTCTGTTGCCCTCGCCGCGCCAGCGTACCGCGCTGACCTCGCCTGGCCATGGGGAAGCCCGCTTGCCCCGTCTCAGCCCGACACCGAGACGCTCACCGTTGAAGAGGAGGTGGTCGAGGAGCGCCTGGACAGCCCGTGGCGCGTGATCCTCTTCAACGACGAGATCCACACCTTCGACGAGGTGATCGTGCAACTTATCAAGGCGACGGGGTGCTCCGAGTCGCAGGCCGAGGGCCATGCGTGGACGGTGCACACGCGCGGCAAGGACACGGTCTTCGAGGGCGAGTTCGAGGACTGCTTCCGCGTGCAAGGCGTGCTGCGGGAGATCCAACTGGTGACCGAGATTCAGGGATAG
- the tsaB gene encoding tRNA (adenosine(37)-N6)-threonylcarbamoyltransferase complex dimerization subunit type 1 TsaB, translating to MLTLGIETATDVCSVALLEDDAVLAEASLRLPRQHAARLVPLVRDVLAHTGRATTDLDLVSVSEGPGSYTGLRIGVSTAKGLCLATGAALVGVGSLEALAQTADGVAEPGDYVLAAFPSRRGEVYAAGFQRHPHESVLQMLRGAEPTAVTLDDARSWWPAPDAERIWLLGPAAYQLDGLLPGRHSILAGETFCVSAATVARMGRRSAYDVATDHLHSEDVASFEPSYLKEFVAGKPRPLF from the coding sequence ATGCTCACGCTCGGTATCGAAACCGCTACGGATGTCTGCAGCGTCGCCCTGTTGGAGGACGATGCGGTGCTTGCCGAGGCGTCGCTCCGGCTGCCGCGCCAGCACGCGGCGCGTCTGGTGCCGCTCGTCCGCGACGTACTTGCCCACACCGGCCGTGCGACGACCGACCTTGACCTCGTGTCCGTTTCGGAGGGCCCGGGCTCGTACACTGGCTTGCGTATCGGCGTGAGCACGGCGAAGGGCCTGTGCCTAGCGACCGGCGCAGCCCTGGTGGGCGTCGGTTCACTGGAAGCGCTCGCCCAAACCGCCGATGGCGTCGCGGAGCCCGGAGACTACGTTCTCGCGGCGTTTCCATCCCGTCGCGGCGAGGTCTACGCGGCTGGATTCCAGCGTCACCCGCACGAGTCCGTACTGCAGATGCTACGTGGCGCGGAACCCACCGCTGTGACACTCGACGACGCTCGGTCTTGGTGGCCCGCCCCCGACGCCGAGCGAATCTGGCTCCTCGGCCCCGCTGCCTACCAACTTGACGGTCTTCTTCCTGGCCGCCACAGCATCCTTGCTGGTGAGACGTTCTGCGTATCGGCGGCCACGGTAGCACGGATGGGCAGGCGCTCGGCGTACGACGTGGCCACGGATCACTTGCACAGCGAGGATGTGGCATCTTTTGAGCCGTCGTACCTTAAAGAGTTCGTCGCTGGGAAACCGCGGCCGCTCTTTTAG
- a CDS encoding M1 family metallopeptidase, translating into TLALLAVLIAAGPAVAQDRPRPYPVLQPPQFERAIAQGTRTAYGAPGPNYWQNRATYDIDVTIDPATRSLSAVQRATYFNNSPDSLAYLVMKVRQNLHAPGVPRNRTVEVTGGTTIEALSVDGTAYSATAGRLQAPAYDVSGTLLTIALERPIAPGGRAVVETTYSFPVPSAGGAPRMGQDGEVYFLSYFYPQFAVFDDVYGWHTDPYLGMGEHYMPFADYDVSVTLPEGWLVSATGTLTNASEVLAPRVRERLATAATSDEVVRIVEEAQRLPGESTVMTGGTLTWEYRAQDVRDFAFGASAAYVWDATRANVGDTDADGEDDYALIHALYRPDEQAWRDRAAEFLRFSVEHLSDVFFPYPYPHMSMVEGIIGGGMEYPMITLIGSDRNERSLFGVTYHETSHMWFPMVVGSDEKRYTWMEEGLTSYNTQLGEEAFVARGGFGEQNIDPWARRRQYHYYLAGTGYAVEPMRHADQTRIGGAARAVDPLGSAARTVAAYSTPVVILRTLEGTYGRERFLNAYRSYARDWAFKHPYPWDLFNSFERYLGEDLDWLWTPMLFETWVVDLALGEVETTAAGVTVTVRDLGLAPVPVPVEVTYADGRTHTEVIPVQTWLDGAWETQVTFPAGSVASVVLDPGGYLPDVAPGNNARRLDLEVEAGTNGP; encoded by the coding sequence GACGCTCGCCCTTCTTGCTGTCCTCATCGCCGCAGGGCCTGCTGTGGCGCAAGATCGTCCACGTCCCTATCCCGTTCTGCAGCCCCCGCAGTTTGAACGGGCCATTGCGCAAGGCACCCGCACAGCCTACGGCGCACCCGGTCCCAACTATTGGCAGAACCGCGCGACCTATGACATTGACGTGACGATCGATCCGGCCACGCGGTCGCTCTCCGCCGTGCAGCGGGCTACCTACTTCAACAACAGCCCGGACTCGCTCGCGTATCTCGTGATGAAGGTGCGTCAGAACCTCCACGCGCCCGGCGTCCCGCGCAACCGCACCGTCGAAGTCACGGGCGGCACCACCATCGAGGCGCTCAGCGTGGACGGCACAGCCTATTCGGCGACGGCTGGGCGGCTGCAAGCGCCTGCGTATGACGTCAGCGGTACGCTCCTCACCATCGCCCTAGAGCGGCCGATCGCGCCCGGCGGACGCGCGGTTGTGGAGACGACCTACTCGTTCCCCGTGCCCAGCGCGGGCGGCGCGCCGCGCATGGGCCAGGACGGCGAGGTCTACTTCTTGAGCTACTTCTACCCGCAGTTCGCGGTCTTCGACGACGTCTACGGCTGGCACACGGACCCCTACCTCGGCATGGGCGAGCACTACATGCCTTTTGCCGACTACGACGTGTCCGTCACGCTTCCCGAAGGCTGGCTCGTCTCCGCCACGGGCACGCTCACGAACGCCAGCGAGGTGCTCGCCCCGCGCGTCCGCGAACGACTAGCTACCGCCGCCACCTCGGACGAGGTCGTACGCATCGTTGAGGAGGCCCAGCGGCTCCCTGGCGAATCGACGGTGATGACGGGAGGGACGCTCACCTGGGAGTACCGCGCCCAGGACGTGCGCGACTTCGCGTTCGGGGCATCGGCGGCCTACGTCTGGGACGCGACGCGGGCCAACGTCGGCGACACCGATGCCGATGGCGAGGACGACTACGCGCTCATCCACGCGCTCTACCGCCCCGACGAGCAGGCGTGGCGCGACCGTGCCGCTGAGTTCCTTCGCTTCTCCGTGGAGCACCTCTCCGACGTGTTCTTCCCCTACCCCTACCCGCACATGTCGATGGTCGAGGGCATCATCGGCGGCGGGATGGAGTATCCCATGATCACACTCATCGGCAGCGACCGCAACGAGCGCTCGCTCTTCGGCGTCACCTACCATGAGACATCGCACATGTGGTTTCCGATGGTCGTCGGCAGCGACGAAAAGCGCTACACGTGGATGGAGGAAGGCTTGACGAGCTACAACACCCAACTCGGCGAGGAGGCGTTCGTCGCGCGGGGCGGCTTCGGCGAGCAGAACATCGACCCGTGGGCGCGGCGACGGCAGTACCACTACTACCTCGCGGGCACGGGCTACGCCGTCGAGCCGATGCGCCACGCCGACCAGACGCGCATCGGCGGGGCTGCGCGCGCCGTCGACCCGCTCGGCAGCGCCGCCCGCACTGTCGCGGCCTATTCTACGCCGGTCGTCATCCTGCGTACGCTCGAAGGCACCTACGGGCGGGAGCGCTTCCTCAACGCCTACCGCTCCTACGCCCGCGACTGGGCCTTCAAGCACCCCTACCCGTGGGATCTCTTCAACAGCTTCGAGCGCTACCTCGGCGAAGACCTCGACTGGCTCTGGACGCCGATGCTCTTCGAGACGTGGGTTGTGGACTTGGCCCTGGGCGAGGTCGAGACAACCGCAGCAGGAGTGACTGTGACCGTGCGCGACCTCGGCCTGGCCCCCGTGCCCGTGCCCGTAGAAGTGACCTATGCCGATGGGCGCACGCACACGGAAGTCATTCCGGTGCAGACGTGGCTCGATGGTGCTTGGGAGACACAAGTGACGTTCCCTGCGGGGAGCGTGGCAAGCGTCGTG
- the accD gene encoding acetyl-CoA carboxylase, carboxyltransferase subunit beta: MAWFKRKTAGIQTAPADKNETPEGYWRKCPITDELISLRELKENHMVTPAGHHFAMSGLGYCEMFFDDGEFTRHDDNLFAIDPLKFVDRKAYIDRLRSARKKTGLNDAAVSATGTVGSHPFSMAAMDFSFIGGSMNSVVGEIVSRTIQRGINEDRAVMVISQSGGARMMEAAYSLMQMAKTSIHLTRLDDKGLPFFSLMTNPTTGGVTASYAMLGDIHIAEPGALIGFAGPRVIRETIRRDLPKDFQTSEFLQEHGFVDLVVPRPKLRQTLIGLLDLLFEDHAERDTDLAHAELNGQAG; encoded by the coding sequence ATGGCCTGGTTCAAGCGCAAGACCGCGGGCATCCAGACGGCCCCCGCCGACAAAAACGAGACGCCAGAAGGCTACTGGCGCAAGTGCCCCATCACGGACGAGTTGATCTCGCTTCGCGAGCTGAAGGAGAATCATATGGTGACGCCCGCCGGTCACCATTTCGCGATGAGCGGCCTCGGCTACTGCGAGATGTTCTTCGACGACGGCGAGTTCACGCGGCACGACGACAACCTCTTTGCCATAGACCCGCTGAAGTTTGTGGACAGGAAGGCCTACATCGACCGGCTGCGCTCCGCGCGCAAGAAAACCGGCCTCAACGACGCGGCCGTCTCCGCGACCGGCACTGTGGGTAGCCACCCGTTCTCGATGGCCGCGATGGATTTCTCGTTCATCGGCGGCTCGATGAACTCGGTCGTCGGCGAGATCGTCAGCCGGACGATCCAGCGCGGCATCAACGAGGACCGCGCCGTGATGGTGATTTCCCAGAGTGGCGGCGCGCGCATGATGGAGGCGGCCTACAGCCTGATGCAGATGGCCAAGACCTCGATCCACCTCACCCGCCTCGACGACAAGGGCCTCCCCTTCTTCTCGCTGATGACCAACCCGACGACGGGCGGCGTCACGGCGTCCTACGCCATGCTCGGCGATATCCACATCGCGGAACCTGGGGCCCTGATCGGATTCGCCGGTCCACGTGTGATCCGCGAGACGATCCGCCGCGACCTCCCGAAGGACTTCCAGACGTCGGAGTTTCTCCAGGAGCACGGCTTCGTGGACCTCGTCGTCCCCCGCCCGAAGCTGCGCCAGACGCTCATCGGGCTGCTAGACCTGCTCTTCGAAGACCATGCCGAGCGCGACACCGACCTCGCACACGCAGAGTTGAATGGGCAGGCGGGCTGA
- a CDS encoding T9SS type A sorting domain-containing protein, producing the protein MLPEVEVTVAVPGTHWVAEAYPNPFGSAVGALDATVEFAVARGTLVFAVLYDVLGCPVQTVFEGTPAASTPIRARVAGHNLASGTYVLVVTGEGFRDTQRVTVTR; encoded by the coding sequence ATGCTCCCGGAGGTCGAGGTGACCGTCGCCGTCCCGGGTACGCACTGGGTCGCCGAAGCCTACCCCAACCCGTTCGGCTCAGCAGTGGGCGCGCTCGACGCGACGGTCGAGTTTGCGGTCGCCCGCGGCACCCTGGTCTTCGCCGTGCTCTACGACGTGCTCGGCTGCCCCGTGCAGACGGTGTTTGAGGGCACGCCTGCCGCCAGCACGCCCATTCGAGCACGCGTCGCCGGGCACAACCTCGCGAGCGGGACCTATGTCCTCGTCGTCACCGGCGAAGGGTTCCGCGACACGCAGCGCGTGACGGTGACGCGCTAG
- a CDS encoding phosphatidylserine decarboxylase family protein, with protein MLAPEGYALIGGASLVALLLTVLGAFLGGFGWAFAVLGVLVLGFTVWFFRDPVRTPPTDTASLMLSPADGKVLEIVEEDEPLYLDGPGRRLSIFLSPLNVHVNRIPADGTIEYAEYFPGEYLVAWHPKASEKNERSSVGLVHPSGTKVLFKQIAGAVARRIVFHAKPGDTYRAGDRYGIVKFGSRMDVIVPPHVTFDVAIGDRVTAGETVIGRLSGGQAPASEPLATTSEPVGTMLEPMVAEASG; from the coding sequence GTGCTTGCTCCTGAAGGCTACGCCCTCATTGGTGGTGCCTCGCTCGTTGCGCTCCTGCTCACCGTCCTCGGGGCGTTCCTCGGTGGATTCGGCTGGGCGTTCGCCGTCCTCGGCGTGCTCGTGCTCGGCTTCACCGTCTGGTTCTTCCGCGACCCCGTGCGCACCCCCCCAACCGACACGGCTTCACTCATGCTGTCGCCGGCCGACGGCAAGGTCCTCGAAATCGTCGAGGAGGACGAACCGCTCTACCTCGACGGCCCCGGCCGGCGCCTCTCGATCTTCCTCTCGCCGCTCAACGTCCACGTCAACCGCATCCCGGCGGACGGTACCATCGAGTACGCGGAGTACTTCCCGGGCGAATACCTCGTCGCTTGGCATCCGAAGGCGAGCGAGAAAAACGAGCGCTCGTCGGTCGGCCTCGTCCACCCGAGCGGTACGAAGGTGCTCTTCAAGCAGATTGCGGGTGCCGTCGCGCGCCGCATCGTGTTCCACGCGAAGCCGGGCGACACCTACCGGGCAGGCGACCGCTACGGCATCGTGAAGTTCGGTTCGCGCATGGATGTCATCGTCCCGCCTCACGTCACGTTCGATGTAGCCATCGGCGACCGTGTCACGGCGGGGGAGACGGTGATCGGACGCTTGTCCGGAGGGCAAGCGCCTGCATCAGAGCCGCTCGCGACTACGTCTGAGCCAGTGGGGACCATGCTGGAACCTATGGTAGCAGAGGCCAGCGGTTGA
- the pssA gene encoding CDP-diacylglycerol--serine O-phosphatidyltransferase, which yields MRGIPPVAVPSFFTLMNLLSGFFSVVMSSDGRFATAAWLIVLAAFFDLLDGMMARLANAQSTFGLELDSLSDVVSFGLAPSFLLYQFGLGEVALLGPVLAALPVLCGAVRLARYNVLDATATAGEDKKDYFSGLPIPAQAGLIVTFILTFQDNAWFYELPDETVSKILVTMTVALSALMVLPVRFPSLPTPNRANLRRYRWRFLAFTLGLVLAALFREVGLLFSGTVYLIVGFVLNLRWAVRAALEDDEEPSTAPSPPTP from the coding sequence GTGCGGGGCATTCCGCCGGTGGCCGTCCCGTCGTTCTTCACGCTCATGAACCTGCTCAGCGGGTTCTTCTCCGTCGTGATGTCGAGCGACGGCCGCTTCGCCACGGCGGCCTGGCTGATCGTCCTCGCGGCGTTCTTCGACCTCCTCGATGGCATGATGGCGCGGCTGGCCAACGCGCAGTCCACCTTCGGCCTCGAACTCGACTCGCTCTCCGATGTCGTGTCGTTCGGCCTCGCGCCGTCGTTTCTGCTCTACCAGTTTGGCCTCGGCGAGGTCGCCCTGCTCGGGCCCGTGCTGGCGGCGCTGCCCGTCCTCTGCGGGGCCGTGCGCCTCGCGCGCTATAACGTCCTCGACGCCACCGCGACCGCAGGCGAGGACAAGAAGGACTACTTCTCAGGCCTGCCCATTCCTGCTCAGGCGGGGCTGATCGTGACATTCATCCTCACGTTTCAGGACAACGCCTGGTTCTACGAGCTGCCGGACGAGACCGTCTCCAAGATCCTCGTGACCATGACCGTGGCGCTGAGCGCGCTCATGGTATTGCCGGTCCGCTTCCCCTCGCTGCCGACGCCGAACCGAGCGAACCTGCGCCGCTACCGCTGGCGATTCTTGGCCTTCACGCTGGGTCTCGTGCTCGCTGCGCTCTTCCGCGAGGTGGGGCTACTCTTTAGCGGCACGGTGTATCTTATCGTGGGGTTCGTGCTTAACCTCCGCTGGGCCGTTCGCGCCGCGCTGGAGGACGACGAAGAGCCTAGCACGGCACCTTCGCCGCCCACTCCCTGA